One Pseudomonas rhizophila DNA window includes the following coding sequences:
- a CDS encoding histidine phosphatase family protein: MQATRLTLICHARTVAQKQARFGLDEPLDADWLGKRPEPGHGYRNVRQLLCGPELRTRQTAALFGDDAQVVADLADCDLGRWRGLSIDQLLKVEPQPLQAWLDDPDAAPHGGESVTRLYHRVSDWLASLEGRPGHVLAVTHPFVIRAAVVTVLGCPAAAFNRLDIEPLSTVELRFNGVWRLRTEGPGQESLE; the protein is encoded by the coding sequence GTGCAAGCCACTCGCCTGACCCTGATCTGCCATGCCCGCACCGTCGCCCAGAAGCAGGCGCGTTTTGGCCTGGATGAACCGCTGGATGCCGACTGGCTGGGCAAACGCCCGGAGCCGGGCCACGGCTACCGAAATGTCCGGCAGTTGCTCTGCGGGCCGGAGTTGCGCACCCGGCAGACTGCCGCCCTGTTCGGCGACGACGCCCAGGTGGTCGCTGACCTGGCCGATTGCGATCTGGGTCGCTGGCGTGGCTTGTCCATCGACCAGTTGCTCAAGGTCGAACCGCAACCCCTGCAAGCCTGGCTCGACGATCCCGATGCGGCTCCCCATGGCGGCGAATCCGTCACCCGCTTGTACCATCGTGTCAGCGACTGGTTGGCCAGCCTGGAAGGCCGGCCAGGGCATGTGTTGGCCGTCACTCATCCGTTCGTGATCCGCGCGGCCGTGGTGACCGTATTGGGCTGTCCGGCAGCTGCCTTCAACCGTCTCGACATCGAACCGCTGTCGACTGTCGAGTTGCGTTTCAACGGTGTGTGGCGATTGCGCACCGAGGGTCCCGGCCAGGAGTCACTCGAATGA
- the cobF gene encoding precorrin-6A synthase (deacetylating), giving the protein MKKLSVIGIGAGDPDYLTIQAVKALNRVDVFFLMDKGPAKQALVDLRREICQRYIVDRTYRFVEAYSPERQRGDVDYAASVEDLNRAKQATFERLIEEQLSDGQCGGFLVWGDPSLYDSTVRILQSILDAGRCAFEFEVIAGITSVQALAAQHKVPLNSIGGSLEITTGRRLAAGQVGDSASVVVMLDAEDAYRQVSDPDTHIYWGAYVGTPDQILIAGRLEEVAESIERTRKAARQANGWIMDTYLLRKP; this is encoded by the coding sequence ATGAAAAAACTGTCAGTCATCGGTATTGGTGCCGGCGATCCGGATTACCTGACGATCCAGGCAGTGAAAGCCTTGAATCGGGTGGATGTGTTCTTTCTCATGGACAAGGGGCCTGCCAAGCAGGCGTTAGTGGATCTGCGGCGGGAAATCTGCCAACGCTACATCGTTGATCGTACCTACCGTTTCGTCGAAGCCTACAGCCCCGAGCGACAACGCGGCGACGTGGACTACGCCGCCAGTGTCGAAGATCTGAACCGGGCGAAGCAGGCTACCTTCGAGCGGTTGATCGAAGAGCAGTTGTCTGACGGGCAGTGCGGCGGTTTCCTGGTCTGGGGCGATCCGTCGTTGTACGACAGCACCGTGCGTATCTTGCAGTCGATTCTCGACGCGGGTCGCTGCGCCTTCGAATTCGAGGTGATTGCGGGCATCACCAGCGTCCAGGCCCTCGCGGCGCAACATAAGGTGCCATTGAACAGCATTGGCGGTTCGCTGGAGATCACCACGGGCCGCCGGCTGGCGGCAGGGCAGGTCGGTGACTCGGCAAGCGTGGTGGTGATGCTCGATGCTGAAGATGCGTATCGCCAGGTATCCGATCCGGATACGCACATCTACTGGGGGGCCTATGTGGGCACACCGGATCAGATCCTGATCGCCGGTCGGCTGGAGGAGGTGGCTGAAAGCATCGAACGCACCCGCAAGGCCGCACGGCAGGCGAACGGATGGATCATGGATACTTATTTGTTGCGCAAACCTTGA
- the ftrA gene encoding transcriptional regulator FtrA, translated as MQPNPGLVAILAYDGLCTFEFGIAIEIFGLARPEFDFLWYKHRIVAVDDGPMRAMGGFQILADGGMELLQTAQTIVVPGWHSRDEPPPPALLEALRCAHARGARLLSICSGAFVLAAAGLLDGLGATTHWRYTDELAKSFPAILVDPDVLYVDSGQVITSAGSAAGIDACLHLVARDFGTQVANAVARRLVMSPQRTGGQAQFIPSPVSRTPRSDLSGVMHWARERLHEPLGVRELASQAAMSERTFLRHFTQACGLSPKAWLQHERLARARELLESTEDNTDNIAQLCGYRSVESFRVAFRSVVGLAPSVYRERFGRGAKAVS; from the coding sequence ATGCAGCCCAATCCCGGTCTGGTCGCCATCCTCGCCTACGACGGCCTGTGCACCTTCGAATTCGGCATCGCCATCGAGATATTCGGCCTTGCCCGACCTGAGTTCGATTTCCTTTGGTACAAACATCGGATCGTTGCCGTCGATGACGGCCCGATGCGGGCCATGGGCGGCTTCCAGATCCTGGCCGATGGCGGCATGGAATTATTGCAAACGGCGCAAACCATCGTGGTGCCCGGCTGGCACAGTCGCGACGAACCACCGCCGCCGGCGCTGCTTGAGGCATTGCGCTGCGCCCATGCCCGGGGCGCGCGCCTGCTGTCAATCTGCTCCGGAGCTTTCGTGCTGGCCGCCGCCGGCTTGCTCGATGGGCTGGGCGCTACCACTCACTGGCGCTACACCGATGAACTGGCCAAAAGTTTTCCCGCCATCCTGGTAGACCCGGATGTGCTGTACGTGGATTCGGGGCAAGTCATTACTTCGGCCGGCAGCGCCGCGGGCATTGATGCCTGCCTGCACCTGGTGGCGCGGGATTTCGGCACCCAGGTTGCCAACGCCGTGGCGCGGCGACTGGTGATGTCACCACAACGCACGGGCGGCCAGGCGCAGTTCATTCCTTCACCGGTCAGCCGCACGCCACGCAGCGATTTGTCCGGCGTCATGCACTGGGCCCGCGAACGCCTGCACGAACCGCTCGGTGTGCGCGAACTGGCCAGCCAGGCGGCCATGAGCGAGCGAACCTTCCTGCGGCACTTCACCCAGGCCTGCGGCCTGTCGCCCAAGGCCTGGCTGCAACATGAGCGCCTGGCCCGGGCTCGCGAGTTGCTGGAAAGCACCGAAGACAACACCGACAACATCGCCCAGCTGTGCGGCTACCGCTCGGTGGAAAGCTTTCGCGTGGCATTTCGCAGTGTGGTGGGGCTGGCGCCGTCGGTGTACCGGGAGCGGTTTGGACGTGGGGCGAAGGCGGTCAGTTGA
- a CDS encoding rhodanese-like domain-containing protein: MTSLVRQVPAAPSDLALQHFSRRLTFETDCSDVHASQQAGEVDFVLVDVRGPLAFERGHVPGAINLPTRSLTAQALAAYPKTALFVVYCAGPHCNGANKAAVRLATLGYPVKEMIGGVMGWLDEGFRLTGAVQCAADQAVGCDC; the protein is encoded by the coding sequence ATGACCAGCCTGGTTCGCCAAGTGCCTGCTGCCCCGTCCGACCTAGCCCTGCAACATTTCAGCCGGCGTCTGACGTTCGAAACTGATTGCTCCGACGTTCACGCCAGCCAACAGGCTGGAGAAGTCGATTTCGTCCTGGTGGACGTGCGCGGGCCACTGGCTTTCGAGCGCGGGCATGTGCCCGGGGCGATCAACCTGCCAACCCGCTCGCTGACCGCCCAGGCGCTGGCGGCTTATCCCAAGACCGCGCTGTTTGTGGTCTATTGCGCGGGCCCGCATTGCAATGGCGCGAACAAAGCGGCAGTGCGTCTGGCGACCTTGGGTTATCCGGTCAAGGAAATGATTGGCGGTGTCATGGGCTGGCTGGACGAAGGCTTCCGGCTGACTGGCGCAGTGCAATGCGCGGCGGACCAGGCTGTCGGCTGCGACTGCTGA
- a CDS encoding ABC transporter substrate-binding protein, which produces MNKLAMFGALALSVLSLSAVAEDAKPIRLGIEAGYPPFSMKTPDGKLTGFDVDIGDALCKQMKVKCTWVEQEFDGLIPALKVKKIDAILSSMTITDDRKKNVDFTIKYYHTPARFVMKEGSDVKDPLTELKGKKVGVLRASTHDRFATEVLVPAGINLVRYSSQQEANLDMVAGRLDAMLADSVNLDDGFLKTDAGKGFAFVGPTYEDAKYFGGGAGIAVRKGDKALAEKFNDAITQIRANGTYKKVQDKYFAFDVYGH; this is translated from the coding sequence ATGAACAAGCTAGCAATGTTTGGTGCCTTGGCACTGTCCGTGTTGTCCTTGTCGGCCGTGGCCGAGGACGCCAAGCCGATCCGCCTCGGAATCGAAGCCGGTTACCCGCCGTTCTCGATGAAAACCCCCGACGGCAAGCTGACGGGTTTCGATGTTGATATCGGCGACGCGCTGTGCAAACAGATGAAGGTCAAGTGCACTTGGGTCGAGCAGGAATTTGACGGCCTGATCCCAGCGCTGAAAGTGAAGAAAATCGACGCGATCCTGTCGTCCATGACCATCACCGATGATCGTAAGAAAAACGTCGACTTCACCATCAAGTACTACCACACCCCGGCGCGTTTCGTGATGAAGGAAGGCAGCGACGTCAAGGACCCGCTGACCGAACTCAAGGGCAAGAAAGTCGGTGTGCTGCGTGCCAGTACCCACGACCGTTTCGCCACCGAGGTGCTGGTGCCCGCCGGTATCAATCTGGTGCGTTACAGCTCCCAGCAAGAAGCCAACCTAGACATGGTCGCCGGTCGTCTCGACGCCATGCTCGCCGACTCGGTCAACCTCGACGACGGCTTCCTGAAAACGGACGCCGGAAAAGGTTTTGCCTTCGTGGGCCCGACCTATGAAGATGCCAAATACTTCGGTGGCGGCGCCGGCATTGCGGTGCGCAAGGGGGATAAGGCCCTGGCCGAGAAATTCAACGACGCCATCACGCAAATCCGCGCCAACGGCACGTACAAGAAAGTGCAGGACAAGTACTTCGCTTTTGATGTCTACGGGCATTAA
- a CDS encoding M14 family metallopeptidase — MQRIDHTLPWSHLGTERRLSVFRYGHGPRKAYIQASLHADELPGMRTAWELKQRLNELETQGLLNGVIELVPVANPIGLDQHLQSAHLGRFELGSGKNFNRSFVELSAPVAQRIGDRLGDDPAANITLIRQTMVQVLDDLPAPPSQLEALHRLLLRHACDADVTLDLHCDFEAAIHLYALPQHWPQWRSLAARLKAGVALLCEDSGGSSFDESCSSPWLRLAKTFPEAAIPPANLATTLELGSMGDTRVDQAQANCEAILGFLAEQGFIGGDWPPVPAHCCEGFPFEGTEYLFAPHHGVVSFLREAGEWVEQGDPLFEVVDPLNDRVTTVRAGTSGVLFALDRGRYTQPGIWQAKVAGRAPIRAGKLIND, encoded by the coding sequence ATGCAACGCATCGACCATACCCTGCCATGGAGCCACCTGGGCACCGAGCGCCGGCTCAGTGTGTTTCGTTACGGCCACGGTCCACGCAAGGCGTATATCCAGGCCAGCCTGCACGCCGATGAATTGCCCGGCATGCGCACGGCATGGGAGCTGAAACAACGACTCAACGAGCTTGAGACCCAAGGCTTGCTCAACGGCGTGATTGAACTGGTGCCCGTGGCCAACCCCATCGGCCTGGACCAGCATCTGCAGAGCGCGCACCTGGGGCGTTTCGAGCTGGGCAGCGGCAAGAACTTCAATCGGTCTTTCGTGGAACTCAGCGCGCCGGTGGCCCAACGCATCGGTGATCGCCTGGGCGACGACCCGGCCGCCAATATCACGCTGATCCGCCAGACCATGGTTCAGGTGCTGGACGATTTGCCGGCGCCGCCCTCACAACTCGAGGCCCTGCATCGCCTGCTGCTGCGCCATGCCTGCGACGCCGATGTCACCCTGGACCTGCATTGCGACTTCGAGGCGGCGATTCACCTCTACGCCTTGCCGCAACACTGGCCGCAGTGGCGCTCCCTGGCCGCGCGGTTGAAGGCGGGCGTGGCGTTGCTGTGCGAAGACTCTGGCGGCAGTTCGTTCGACGAGTCCTGTTCCTCGCCCTGGTTGCGCCTGGCCAAGACCTTCCCCGAGGCCGCGATCCCGCCGGCCAACCTGGCGACCACGCTGGAACTGGGCAGCATGGGCGACACCCGGGTGGATCAGGCCCAGGCCAATTGCGAAGCCATTCTCGGGTTCCTGGCCGAGCAGGGTTTCATCGGTGGTGACTGGCCGCCCGTGCCAGCGCACTGTTGTGAAGGTTTTCCGTTCGAAGGCACTGAGTACCTGTTCGCGCCGCATCATGGGGTGGTGAGCTTCCTGCGCGAGGCCGGTGAGTGGGTGGAGCAGGGCGATCCGTTGTTCGAAGTGGTCGATCCGTTGAACGATCGGGTTACTACTGTTCGGGCCGGCACCAGCGGCGTGTTGTTTGCGCTGGACCGTGGGCGCTATACCCAGCCTGGAATCTGGCAGGCGAAAGTGGCCGGGCGAGCGCCGATTCGCGCGGGGAAATTGATCAACGACTGA
- a CDS encoding alpha/beta hydrolase: MFKALALLLLVVSCGLQAQPALHTDLPLNYLAHADEQARNRPLVIFLHGSGGSEQDLFDLKDELPSDYNYLSVRAPKTVERGQYQWFAKKGEGAYDGDTADLKASGQMLLDFIEKARVKYPTDASNVYLVGFSQGAMMSYEVALRHPEAVGGIAALGGRVLSVLRAELTPDESRRTLAVFIGHGTADSVIPYHDGTEADSFLKTLALEPEFHAYPGVGHSVSAMQVRDLRAWLERLNP, translated from the coding sequence ATGTTCAAAGCGCTCGCCCTGTTGCTGTTGGTAGTGTCTTGCGGTTTGCAGGCTCAGCCTGCGCTGCACACCGATTTGCCCCTCAATTACCTGGCCCATGCCGATGAGCAGGCCAGAAACCGGCCGCTGGTGATCTTCCTGCATGGCTCCGGCGGCAGTGAGCAAGACCTGTTCGACCTCAAGGATGAGTTGCCCAGTGACTACAACTACCTATCGGTACGAGCGCCCAAGACCGTGGAGCGGGGCCAGTATCAATGGTTTGCCAAGAAGGGCGAGGGCGCCTACGACGGTGATACCGCGGACCTGAAGGCCAGCGGCCAGATGCTGTTGGATTTCATCGAGAAGGCCCGGGTCAAGTACCCGACCGATGCGAGCAACGTATACCTGGTCGGTTTCAGCCAGGGCGCGATGATGAGTTACGAGGTCGCCCTGCGCCATCCCGAGGCCGTCGGTGGCATTGCCGCGCTGGGCGGGCGGGTGCTGTCGGTACTGCGGGCCGAACTGACACCCGACGAGTCGCGCCGGACGCTGGCGGTATTTATCGGTCATGGTACGGCGGACTCGGTGATCCCATACCACGACGGCACCGAGGCGGACAGCTTCCTCAAGACCCTGGCCCTGGAGCCCGAATTCCATGCCTATCCGGGCGTTGGCCACAGCGTCAGTGCCATGCAGGTGCGGGATCTGCGCGCCTGGCTGGAGCGGCTTAATCCCTGA
- a CDS encoding LysR family transcriptional regulator, which translates to MHGLNELGFKALRLFVAVLDHGSFSEVARREGLAPSSISRQIQLMEQALNQQLLYRHTRAVSPTEAGRLLGHHARLLLVQLEEAEQALQEQHSEPAGLVRINAPVVFGQRHLTPWLGSLCERYPKLQLDIQQTDSYVDPLQEGADLLFRIGPLHDSGMQARILAPHRFQIAASPAYLARCGTPLKPQDLANHQCLAYKGVAGQQRWFFRRPGQAWTPYSVKGPITGNHADTLTQAAEQGLGLVMFPSWLIGEAVRNGTLVPVLRDYEASNSLEPQQIAILWPGSRRLSVKVRTVIDFFLQCFGEVPYWDR; encoded by the coding sequence ATGCACGGTCTCAATGAACTCGGCTTCAAGGCCCTGCGGTTGTTTGTCGCCGTGCTCGACCACGGCAGCTTCTCGGAGGTGGCCCGGCGCGAAGGCCTGGCGCCGTCGTCGATTTCCCGGCAGATCCAGTTGATGGAACAGGCCCTCAACCAGCAGTTGTTGTATCGACACACCCGCGCTGTTTCGCCCACTGAAGCCGGCCGCCTGCTGGGTCATCATGCACGCCTGTTGCTGGTGCAACTCGAAGAAGCCGAACAGGCGCTGCAGGAACAACACAGTGAGCCGGCTGGACTGGTGCGGATCAATGCCCCGGTGGTGTTCGGCCAGCGCCATCTGACGCCGTGGCTGGGGTCATTGTGTGAGCGCTACCCGAAGCTGCAACTGGACATCCAGCAAACCGACAGCTACGTCGACCCGCTGCAGGAAGGCGCGGACCTGCTGTTTCGCATCGGCCCGCTGCACGATTCAGGCATGCAGGCGCGAATCCTCGCCCCGCACCGCTTTCAGATCGCCGCCAGCCCCGCGTACCTGGCGCGTTGCGGCACACCGCTCAAACCCCAGGATCTGGCGAACCATCAGTGTCTGGCCTACAAGGGCGTGGCCGGCCAGCAACGCTGGTTTTTCCGCCGTCCGGGTCAGGCCTGGACACCCTACAGCGTCAAAGGGCCGATCACCGGCAACCATGCCGACACCCTGACCCAGGCGGCCGAACAAGGCCTGGGGCTGGTGATGTTTCCGTCGTGGCTGATCGGCGAAGCCGTGCGCAACGGCACCCTGGTGCCGGTGTTGCGCGACTACGAAGCCTCCAACAGCCTAGAGCCCCAGCAGATCGCCATTCTCTGGCCGGGCAGCCGACGTCTGTCGGTGAAAGTGCGTACCGTGATCGACTTTTTTCTACAGTGTTTTGGCGAAGTACCTTACTGGGATCGCTGA
- a CDS encoding DMT family transporter: MQASSLNAAAPAAASKPRALLRWLLLPLVILAGMGLSVEAGLLGPLGVQVGHLWATLSIFGVGSAILFLLLLLSGPQQGPALNELPRWQLIGGFLGPIYVVVLTLATPHIGIAMTMVAILSGQVGKSVLIDHFGWFGATRKRVNGERWLALALIVVALVLIARG, from the coding sequence ATGCAAGCGTCTTCACTCAACGCCGCCGCCCCGGCGGCTGCCTCCAAACCACGAGCGCTTTTGCGCTGGCTGTTGCTGCCCCTGGTGATCCTGGCTGGCATGGGCCTGTCGGTAGAGGCCGGTCTGCTGGGGCCGCTGGGGGTTCAAGTGGGGCATCTCTGGGCAACCCTGAGCATATTCGGCGTCGGTTCGGCGATTCTGTTTCTGCTGTTGCTGCTCAGTGGTCCGCAACAAGGCCCCGCCTTGAATGAGTTGCCGCGCTGGCAATTGATCGGCGGTTTCCTGGGGCCGATCTACGTGGTCGTGCTGACGCTTGCCACGCCCCACATCGGCATTGCCATGACCATGGTCGCAATCCTTTCCGGGCAAGTGGGTAAAAGCGTGCTGATCGACCACTTCGGCTGGTTCGGTGCAACCCGCAAGCGGGTCAACGGCGAGCGCTGGCTCGCCTTGGCGCTGATCGTCGTAGCCCTTGTCCTGATTGCCCGAGGTTGA
- a CDS encoding DMT family transporter, translating into MNLFLLLLLVVGAGAVLSVQAAINGRLGQTVGVLRSSLLTFVVGTVVTGLLIVFFEPAHAVSLLDVPKWQLGGALFGVVYMMVMVGAVPRVGTAVATVAVILGQLAMGMLIDNFGWLGNPAIELSGSRVLAMACLALALVFMYRSSARQA; encoded by the coding sequence ATGAATCTGTTTTTGCTATTGCTGCTGGTCGTTGGGGCCGGTGCGGTGTTGAGCGTGCAGGCGGCCATCAACGGTCGCCTGGGCCAGACGGTCGGTGTGCTGCGCAGCAGTCTGCTGACATTCGTGGTGGGCACGGTGGTCACCGGGTTACTGATCGTGTTTTTTGAACCCGCTCACGCCGTCAGCCTGCTGGACGTGCCGAAATGGCAACTTGGCGGTGCCTTGTTTGGTGTGGTGTACATGATGGTCATGGTCGGCGCGGTGCCAAGGGTCGGCACCGCCGTGGCGACCGTGGCGGTGATCCTCGGGCAGTTGGCCATGGGCATGCTGATCGACAATTTCGGCTGGTTGGGCAACCCCGCTATTGAGTTGTCCGGGAGTCGGGTGCTGGCGATGGCCTGCCTGGCACTGGCGCTGGTATTCATGTATCGCAGCAGTGCACGGCAGGCCTGA
- the selD gene encoding selenide, water dikinase SelD, producing MSEPIRLTQYSHGAGCGCKISPQVLEVILAGSGAQNLDPKLWVGNASRDDAAVYAIDEERGVVSTTDFFMPIVDDPFDFGRIAATNAISDIYAMGGDPLMAIAILGWPVNVLAPEIAREVIRGGRSVCDEAGIPLAGGHSIDAPEPIFGLAVTGLVQKRHMKRNDTATAGCRLYLTKPLGIGILTTAEKKGKLRAADVGLARDWMCTLNKPGSRFGKLDGVAAMTDVTGFGLLGHLVEMADGSQLTARIRYDAVPRLPGVEYYLDQGCVPGGTLRNYDSYASKVGRVQELHKRVLCDPQTSGGLLIAVTPEGNEAFLAVAAELGFALEPIGELVERQTYAVEVS from the coding sequence ATGAGCGAGCCGATTCGCCTGACCCAGTACAGCCACGGCGCCGGTTGCGGCTGCAAGATTTCGCCACAGGTGCTGGAAGTGATCCTGGCCGGCAGCGGTGCGCAGAACCTTGACCCCAAGTTGTGGGTTGGCAATGCCTCCCGGGACGACGCCGCGGTTTATGCCATCGACGAAGAGCGCGGGGTGGTCTCTACCACCGATTTCTTCATGCCGATTGTCGACGATCCTTTTGATTTCGGTCGCATCGCCGCCACCAATGCCATCAGCGACATCTACGCCATGGGCGGTGATCCGTTGATGGCGATTGCGATTCTCGGCTGGCCGGTCAATGTACTGGCCCCGGAAATCGCTCGCGAAGTGATTCGCGGCGGTCGTTCGGTATGTGACGAAGCAGGCATTCCCCTGGCGGGCGGCCATTCGATCGACGCGCCCGAGCCGATTTTCGGCCTGGCGGTCACGGGCCTGGTGCAAAAGCGTCATATGAAGCGCAACGACACCGCCACCGCCGGTTGCCGCCTGTACCTGACCAAGCCCTTGGGCATCGGCATCCTCACCACCGCGGAAAAGAAAGGCAAGCTGCGCGCCGCCGATGTTGGCCTGGCCCGCGACTGGATGTGCACCCTCAACAAGCCGGGCAGCCGCTTCGGCAAGCTCGACGGCGTGGCGGCGATGACCGACGTCACCGGTTTCGGCCTGCTCGGGCATTTGGTGGAAATGGCCGATGGCAGCCAGTTGACGGCGCGTATCCGCTACGACGCGGTGCCGCGTCTGCCGGGCGTCGAGTATTACCTCGACCAAGGCTGCGTGCCGGGCGGTACGTTGCGCAACTACGACAGCTACGCCAGCAAGGTTGGGCGCGTGCAGGAACTGCACAAGCGAGTGCTGTGCGACCCGCAGACCAGCGGCGGACTGCTGATCGCCGTCACGCCCGAGGGCAACGAAGCGTTTCTGGCGGTCGCCGCTGAACTGGGGTTTGCACTGGAGCCGATCGGTGAACTGGTCGAGCGACAGACCTACGCGGTCGAGGTGTCTTGA
- the mnmH gene encoding tRNA 2-selenouridine(34) synthase MnmH has product MTHDITDYRDIFLNDRPMMDTRAPVEFLKGAFPGVVNLPLMTDIERQRVGTCYKQQGQQAAIVLGHQLVSGDTKAQRIQAWAEFATAHPDGVLYCFRGGLRSQIVQQWLKDEAGIDYPRVGGGYKAMRTFLLDTVEQAVAQCDLVLLGGMTGTGKTEVLTQLGNSLDLEGYANHRGSSFGKRATGQPSNIDFENLLAVDVLKKRAAGIEQFVLEDESRMVGSCALPLSLYQRMQQVPMVWLEDSLERRVERILRDYVINLCGEFVAVHGDEGFSLFCERLLASLNNIHKRLGGDRHRRLLQIMEAALAEQATSGAVDLHRGWIEGLLREYYDPMYVFQREKKGGRIEFAGEQVAVLEYLRERAARKG; this is encoded by the coding sequence ATGACCCATGACATCACCGATTACCGCGACATTTTTCTCAATGACCGACCGATGATGGACACCCGTGCCCCCGTCGAATTTCTCAAGGGCGCATTCCCCGGCGTGGTCAATCTGCCGTTGATGACCGACATCGAACGGCAACGGGTCGGTACTTGCTACAAGCAGCAGGGCCAACAGGCGGCCATTGTCCTGGGGCATCAATTGGTGTCCGGCGACACCAAGGCGCAACGCATCCAGGCCTGGGCCGAGTTCGCAACGGCCCATCCTGATGGTGTGTTGTATTGCTTCAGGGGAGGCTTGCGCTCACAGATCGTCCAGCAGTGGCTCAAGGACGAGGCGGGCATCGACTATCCCAGGGTCGGCGGCGGCTACAAGGCCATGCGTACATTCCTGCTCGACACCGTCGAGCAGGCGGTTGCCCAATGCGACTTGGTGTTGCTGGGCGGCATGACCGGCACCGGCAAGACAGAAGTGCTGACTCAACTGGGCAACAGCCTGGATCTGGAAGGTTACGCCAACCATCGCGGTTCGAGCTTCGGCAAGCGCGCCACCGGGCAGCCTTCCAATATCGATTTCGAGAACCTGCTGGCCGTGGATGTGCTGAAAAAACGTGCCGCTGGTATCGAACAGTTCGTGCTGGAAGATGAAAGCCGCATGGTCGGCAGTTGCGCCTTGCCGCTGTCTTTGTACCAGCGCATGCAACAGGTTCCGATGGTCTGGCTTGAGGACAGCCTGGAGCGGCGGGTCGAGCGGATCCTGCGCGATTACGTCATCAACCTGTGCGGCGAATTTGTCGCAGTCCATGGCGATGAAGGATTCTCGCTGTTTTGCGAGCGGTTGCTGGCAAGCCTCAATAACATCCATAAGCGCCTGGGTGGCGACCGCCATCGACGTTTGCTCCAAATCATGGAAGCGGCCCTGGCCGAGCAGGCGACCAGCGGCGCCGTCGACTTGCATCGCGGCTGGATCGAAGGCCTGTTGCGTGAGTATTACGACCCGATGTACGTGTTCCAGCGCGAGAAGAAGGGCGGGCGGATCGAGTTTGCGGGTGAGCAGGTGGCGGTGCTGGAGTATCTGCGTGAGCGAGCGGCTCGCAAAGGGTGA